In the genome of Aedes aegypti strain LVP_AGWG chromosome 2, AaegL5.0 Primary Assembly, whole genome shotgun sequence, the window ATGGGATCTGGCCGGCATCGTGCAATTACGGGAAACCGGTGATGTAGTTGTACAAAGCCAACGATGTTGTTTTTGAGCCGAAGGAGGCAAATACCTACGTCAAATTCATCAGTACTTCgcccaatagaaaaaaaatagtacaTATGAAGCGCAATCTTCGGCAAACAGGGAAGATCTTTAAATAAGACAAGGATTTGAAGAAAGAGTAGATGAGAGTGTGTAGCTTGAGTCCAAGTTGCGTGCATTTTGGTAAGAGGTATCTAGCTTTAATTTGTGTATGGGGTAAATGATATTGAAATTCTGcgttcaaaacatgtttttctatATTGATACGCAATGGACGATATGAGTATTCTTTCAGCTTACTACTCTTCAAATATTAACTTATGCTCAATAAcagaatatttgtaaattttattgaaataaaagtTCTAAATTAAACGTAACGTACCATTAATTTGTATAACAGAAGAtcacattgaaaaataatatcacATGGCGACGCACTTCCGAAACCGGCTGTTCGGTATAGCGTCGAACTTGTAGATACTCACTTGCTGCATCTTATCGAAATCTAAACATGGCCTGTGCGGTCGTGGCATCCTCTGCTGCTGATGGCGGGATTGTCTCCGTCGGGGCGAAACCGCACAGTGAAACACTTTGGCCGGAGGACTAACCGACCGGCTGATTTCCATATTGGCTAGAGCTATGGCGGCACCCGGTTCCTGACCATAGAATGGCATTCCCACTGCCGGGGAGGCACCTGCCGGGCCTGATGTGGCACCCGTGGGAGTATTTGTTGTACTTAACAGAGATGCTAGATTGTTACTACTATGCTGCGTTTGATGCTGATGGTGGTTGCTGATGCCGGACGTCGCCGCCGGACTATCACAGGTGGGCAGGCCCCCGATTCCGCCCCCGTAGACCGTGCCGACGGAGGCCCCTCCCAGGGACGAGAGCGAAGACGTCGTCGACGAAATCGACGAGGACGATGATATTCTAATGTGCTCCAGACCGCGGCCACTGTCCGTCAGGATGAGTGGAGTGGTCGATCGCTGGATTATATGGCCACGGTGTGGTTTTAAAGCTTCTAGTGGTGGCGACGTGCGGAAGTTTACCGGCGCCGACATCAATGGCTGATGAAGGTAAAggtgatggtgatgatgatgatgttgctGCTGCTGGTGCTGATTTTCGAGCAAATGACGAACCTGAGAGGGTACagaaaaggaatgttagtgaaaATGTTTCTTTGGTTATTAGTATCAGTGGGTGACGATTCTTATACTATGGGCTTAATGAACtcaaatatgatgtttcaacaaaaattgaGTAAGAAACTTGTCATAtagcaaaaataatcaaaaatagcTTCAAACGACATTTAAAATTAAACCTTACTTTAAGCCCATAGTTTGAAGTACGCAGTGTATGCAATTTTATTTTAGCTGAACAGTAAAATTTTGCTGGTTTTgcagtgaaaattttgttgtattAAGAATACTAGGGTGTTCTGAAACATCACTTTGTCAGAAAGCTTCGGTAGATAAAGAAGTTACGAATAATCTCTTGTATATTCGTCATAAGTTTTTCACGAAAATTGTAAACACTGATTTagaaatcacatttttaatctatATAACATCCTACAGTTTAAATGGATATCCCTTTATCagtatctaaaaaaaatatcgacaTTCTTAGTatcgaacctttcaaagtttcctTGTAGAGTTACAAAAACAAAAGTATAGGTatgtttatttgattttttttttttgaaatgtaaaACGGGAATATTCCGATACTTGTAGTGACGGACTAATCAATGTTTTAATAAATACATAAACGTCACATTAAAAGATCTATGTTTACAGATATAGCTAATTTGAAGTAGATGCATGAAATGAGTTCACCAATTGATAATCGTTGATAGAGCAGTTGccaatcaatttcaattttgtcaCCAGCACTGCTCAGCAAAACGCAGAAACCGATATAAAAATTCACTACGGAGCTTGCTTGGGCTTCCGAAGCGCACTCACAGAAACAATAAGTAAGCTGATGATGCAAAATTTAATGGAGGAAAAACATGCTAAAATATATTGCCACCTTTTTCGTATTGTGGCCATAGACATGGATCCAATGGAAATAAgtttggacagaataaagtatgCATTGggtgttttgtttttttcatacataataATCAGGATCTCGATTTCTAGCACtcgaattgatttgaaattttcactgcaGTTTGTAGatagaatgaaattttcatatacGAAAAATCAaagcttttcatttttttttcaaatttcaatttttatttgataaaattttgaattggaaatattttttattataataatttaaagaaatattctcctttgaaaaaaaaacatttttttagacttACTATGACAGTAGaattgattgttttatttttcgttaaaatcaaactaatgtattttttttttgcaaaatgggAGATTGACAGAACTCTGAATTTTGTGTTTTAAATACTTTGAATTTTCTACTGAATAAAATTTATCTTagaaattttaagtcaatcgGAGCTGGAAGTTAAGATCAAGGCCACCTTGCAGACTTGTTTAGGATGCAAATATGGTCAAttcaaaaaaagctctcaattGATATCTGTGGAAGTGGATCGTAAAAATATTATGCTGAAATGCAGGCTttatcccagtggggacgtaacgccagaaagaagaaaaaagaagatttttgccttcggcaaagttttccTTACACAATTTTCACTCTTCTTTATAGGTAAAGAATTAAAGTAACATTAAGTTTTGTTGATATGAAGTAAAAATGTACTGAAAAAAGGCTGAAAGTttccttaataaagataaaataaataaataagtactGAAAAAGACATAGTtttcaaacattaaaaaaacatcatgttaaattttcgtaaaaaaaatacagttgGAGATCCTCAATaactaaaaatattgaatatcaCCAAATTTTGCAGAACTAGAAACAATACTTTTTGATGTTGATTACAAAACTCgaactttttcttcaaaaatatcaacgtaACAAACTCTAAAGGTCATTTCTTGGAGCTTTTCACGTACAAAAGATTGTTTTCAATCATACTCATCTACGCATTGGAGCTTGAGTCGCCATACACCTCAGTAAATATGTACAGTAAAAATAACTTTCGATTACTTTCc includes:
- the LOC5572816 gene encoding uncharacterized protein LOC5572816 isoform X3, producing the protein MCDCLLPNSVSLSFLALSISGSPADSRLSSRQDTVSPTDTACSSESPAFLGAASHLLMYDQNSSEEELEVINGSVLEASSETEGDGGGDGGGGGADCASGISLGSSESLSRLVAGHHQELASVDFSHAGDELDECTEELCLATSPVAGALRPLAITPTQVGASKRYSSNNLLEKRKRSLAHSSDEEVRHLLENQHQQQQHHHHHHHLYLHQPLMSAPVNFRTSPPLEALKPHRGHIIQRSTTPLILTDSGRGLEHIRISSSSSISSTTSSLSSLGGASVGTVYGGGIGGLPTCDSPAATSGISNHHQHQTQHSSNNLASLLSTTNTPTGATSGPAGASPAVGMPFYGQEPGAAIALANMEISRSVSPPAKVFHCAVSPRRRQSRHQQQRMPRPHRPCLDFDKMQQLKARSVTTWRHSNEHSGELSVFCW
- the LOC5572816 gene encoding uncharacterized protein LOC5572816 isoform X2, yielding MPGLFPNIDGHDSGTESDGDLDQEDDLIQEHDMELSLSSRQDTVSPTDTACSSESPAFLGAASHLLMYDQNSSEEELEVINGSVLEASSETEGDGGGDGGGGGADCASGISLGSSESLSRLVAGHHQELASVDFSHAGDELDECTEELCLATSPVAGALRPLAITPTQVGASKRYSSNNLLEKRKRSLAHSSDEEVRHLLENQHQQQQHHHHHHHLYLHQPLMSAPVNFRTSPPLEALKPHRGHIIQRSTTPLILTDSGRGLEHIRISSSSSISSTTSSLSSLGGASVGTVYGGGIGGLPTCDSPAATSGISNHHQHQTQHSSNNLASLLSTTNTPTGATSGPAGASPAVGMPFYGQEPGAAIALANMEISRSVSPPAKVFHCAVSPRRRQSRHQQQRMPRPHRPCLDFDKMQQLKARSVTTWRHSNEHSGELSVFCW
- the LOC5572816 gene encoding AF4/FMR2 family member 4 isoform X4; this encodes MYDQNSSEEELEVINGSVLEASSETEGDGGGDGGGGGADCASGISLGSSESLSRLVAGHHQELASVDFSHAGDELDECTEELCLATSPVAGALRPLAITPTQVGASKRYSSNNLLEKRKRSLAHSSDEEVRHLLENQHQQQQHHHHHHHLYLHQPLMSAPVNFRTSPPLEALKPHRGHIIQRSTTPLILTDSGRGLEHIRISSSSSISSTTSSLSSLGGASVGTVYGGGIGGLPTCDSPAATSGISNHHQHQTQHSSNNLASLLSTTNTPTGATSGPAGASPAVGMPFYGQEPGAAIALANMEISRSVSPPAKVFHCAVSPRRRQSRHQQQRMPRPHRPCLDFDKMQQLKARSVTTWRHSNEHSGELSVFCW